From a single Vibrio toranzoniae genomic region:
- the cysI gene encoding assimilatory sulfite reductase (NADPH) hemoprotein subunit, whose translation MSKQVIEQEVLGQVLGPLADNERLKRESNNLRGTIEQDLQDRITGGFTADNFQLIRFHGMYQQDDRDIRNERTKQKLEPLHNVMLRARMPGGIITPKQWLAIDKFADESTSYGSIRLTTRQTFQFHGVLKPNIKLMHQTLNNIGIDSIATAGDVNRNVLCTTNPVESELHQEAYEWAKKISEHLLPKTRAYAEIWLDGEKLETTDEEPILGSNYLPRKFKTTVVIPPQNDVDVHANDLNFVAIAEDGKLVGFNVLVGGGLAMTHGDTSTYARKADDFGFVPLEKTLDVAAAVVTTQRDWGNRSNRKNAKTKYTLDRVGIDVFKAEVEKRAGIEFSESRPYEFSGRGDRIGWAEGIDGKHHLALFIENGRLLDFPGKALKTGVAEIAKIHKGDFRMTANQNLIVAGVSTSQKAKIEKLAREYGLMDDSVSEQRKNSMACVAFPTCPLAMAEAERFLPEFVTDVEEILKKHGLPEEDNIILRVTGCPNGCGRAMLAELGLVGKAPGRYNMHLGGNKAGTRIPKMYKENITSAQILEEIDSLVGRWATERKDNEGFGDFTIRTGIIEEVIISKRDLHA comes from the coding sequence ATGAGCAAGCAAGTAATAGAGCAAGAAGTGCTAGGTCAAGTACTTGGCCCTTTGGCTGACAATGAACGTCTGAAGCGTGAAAGTAATAATCTTCGCGGTACGATTGAACAAGATCTTCAAGACCGCATCACTGGTGGTTTTACCGCAGATAACTTTCAGCTGATCCGTTTCCACGGTATGTATCAGCAAGATGACCGTGATATTCGTAATGAACGTACCAAGCAAAAGTTAGAGCCTTTGCATAATGTCATGCTGCGTGCGCGTATGCCTGGTGGAATCATCACTCCGAAGCAGTGGTTAGCGATTGATAAATTCGCAGATGAAAGCACCTCTTATGGTTCTATCCGTCTAACAACACGTCAAACCTTCCAGTTCCATGGTGTATTGAAGCCGAACATTAAGTTGATGCACCAAACGCTAAACAATATTGGTATAGATTCAATCGCGACTGCGGGTGATGTAAACCGAAACGTTTTGTGTACCACAAACCCTGTTGAATCTGAGTTGCACCAAGAAGCGTATGAATGGGCGAAAAAGATCAGTGAACATCTATTACCTAAAACCCGTGCTTACGCAGAAATCTGGTTAGATGGTGAAAAGCTAGAAACAACAGATGAAGAACCTATCCTAGGTAGTAACTACTTACCGCGTAAGTTCAAGACGACGGTGGTGATCCCGCCACAGAATGACGTAGACGTGCACGCGAACGATCTTAACTTTGTCGCGATCGCTGAAGACGGAAAGCTGGTGGGCTTTAACGTGTTAGTCGGTGGCGGCCTTGCGATGACACACGGTGATACCTCGACTTATGCACGTAAAGCTGACGACTTCGGTTTTGTACCGTTAGAGAAAACGTTAGATGTAGCGGCAGCCGTTGTAACAACACAACGTGATTGGGGTAACCGCTCAAATCGTAAGAATGCCAAAACCAAATACACACTAGACCGTGTTGGTATTGATGTATTCAAAGCAGAAGTCGAGAAACGTGCAGGGATAGAGTTCTCTGAAAGCCGCCCTTATGAGTTTTCTGGTCGTGGTGACCGCATTGGTTGGGCGGAAGGCATTGATGGTAAGCACCACTTAGCACTGTTTATTGAAAACGGTCGGTTACTTGATTTCCCTGGTAAGGCTTTGAAAACCGGTGTGGCTGAAATTGCGAAGATCCACAAAGGCGATTTCCGCATGACTGCAAACCAAAACCTGATTGTTGCGGGTGTATCTACCAGTCAAAAAGCCAAAATTGAGAAACTCGCCCGTGAGTATGGTTTGATGGACGACTCCGTTTCTGAGCAGCGTAAAAACTCAATGGCGTGTGTAGCATTCCCAACATGTCCTTTAGCAATGGCGGAAGCGGAGCGCTTTCTTCCAGAGTTCGTGACAGATGTTGAAGAGATTCTGAAGAAACATGGATTACCAGAAGAAGATAACATCATTCTTCGTGTCACTGGTTGTCCAAACGGTTGTGGTCGCGCGATGTTGGCTGAACTTGGTTTAGTGGGTAAAGCACCAGGTCGCTACAATATGCACTTAGGCGGCAACAAGGCCGGTACTCGTATTCCTAAGATGTATAAAGAGAACATCACATCAGCTCAGATCTTAGAAGAGATTGATTCTCTAGTGGGACGTTGGGCTACTGAACGTAAAGACAATGAAGGGTTCGGCGATTTTACAATCCGAACTGGTATCATCGAAGAGGTGATCATTTCAAAGAGGGATTTACATGCATAA
- a CDS encoding assimilatory sulfite reductase (NADPH) flavoprotein subunit: protein MSLNKKESSQNNNAQSGANELPGLAAPLNDQQLGHLQQTVSELSSQQLAWVSGYLWGVSQAQPVGAAAPIAQAAAAVAAKPAGKLSIIFASQTGNAKGVAESLEAEAKALGIAVELFDASDYKGKNLAKETHVIFVASTNGEGEAPDNAIELHEFLQSKKAPKLPNLQYGVIGLGDSSYEFFCQTGKDFDNFLAKLGAKSFVDRLDCDVDYEESATEWRAKALEQVKETLSTGTEADVVQLPVGQVAAGHSQYTKQNPYTATLLTSQKITGRDSGKDVRHIEIDLDESGITYQPGDALGVWYENSSELANQILSKVGLSGIESVDVDGENLSVHSALVSKFEITTSNPQLVTQFAELSGSKKLIKLVEDKDKLREYSGNTQIVDVLAEKRTNLSANELIGLLRKLTPRLYSIASSQAEVDEEVHLTVGLVEYQKGEESRLGGASSFLAQRLEEGGEVKVFVENNNNFKLPQDDSTPIIMVGPGTGIAPFRSFVQERENNDAEGKSWLFFGDRTFTQDFLYQVEWQKYLKSGALTKLDVAFSRDQKEKVYVQDRLIEQAEQVWQWLQEGAYLYVCGDATRMAKDVHEALVTIAEKHGNQSREQAEQYINDLRKAKRYQRDVY from the coding sequence ATGTCTTTAAATAAGAAAGAGTCTTCACAAAATAATAATGCACAGTCTGGGGCTAATGAGCTACCTGGGCTCGCCGCTCCACTTAATGACCAACAATTGGGTCATCTTCAGCAAACTGTTTCTGAATTATCTTCTCAGCAACTGGCATGGGTCAGTGGCTACCTTTGGGGGGTGAGCCAAGCTCAGCCTGTGGGCGCCGCTGCACCTATTGCTCAAGCCGCTGCAGCTGTGGCCGCAAAACCTGCGGGTAAGTTAAGTATTATCTTCGCGTCTCAAACGGGGAATGCGAAAGGTGTTGCTGAATCGCTTGAGGCTGAAGCGAAAGCGTTAGGTATTGCTGTCGAGCTTTTCGATGCCAGTGACTATAAAGGTAAAAACCTAGCCAAAGAGACACACGTGATTTTTGTGGCTTCCACTAATGGCGAAGGTGAAGCGCCTGATAACGCGATTGAGTTGCATGAATTCCTTCAATCGAAGAAAGCACCAAAATTACCAAACCTACAATACGGTGTGATTGGTTTAGGTGATTCAAGCTATGAGTTCTTCTGCCAAACCGGGAAAGATTTCGATAACTTCCTCGCTAAGCTTGGCGCTAAATCATTTGTTGACCGTCTTGATTGTGATGTTGATTACGAAGAGTCAGCAACGGAATGGCGCGCTAAAGCATTAGAGCAAGTAAAAGAGACATTATCGACAGGCACAGAAGCCGATGTCGTTCAATTACCAGTTGGTCAAGTGGCCGCGGGTCATTCTCAATATACCAAACAAAACCCATACACAGCGACATTACTGACGAGTCAAAAGATCACCGGTCGCGACTCGGGTAAAGATGTGCGTCATATCGAGATTGATCTTGATGAATCAGGTATTACTTACCAGCCAGGTGATGCGCTGGGAGTGTGGTACGAAAACAGTTCAGAGCTTGCGAATCAGATCCTTTCTAAGGTTGGGTTGTCTGGTATTGAAAGTGTTGATGTCGATGGTGAAAACTTATCTGTCCATAGTGCACTCGTCAGTAAATTCGAGATTACGACGTCAAACCCTCAACTTGTAACTCAGTTTGCAGAGCTGTCGGGTAGTAAGAAGTTAATCAAGCTGGTGGAAGATAAAGACAAGCTTCGCGAATACTCTGGTAACACTCAAATCGTCGATGTATTAGCAGAAAAAAGAACCAATCTATCAGCTAATGAGTTGATCGGCCTTTTACGTAAGTTAACACCACGTCTCTATTCTATTGCATCAAGCCAAGCAGAAGTGGATGAAGAAGTTCACTTGACGGTTGGTCTGGTTGAATACCAAAAAGGTGAAGAGTCTCGTCTGGGGGGCGCCTCTAGTTTCCTAGCTCAGCGCTTGGAAGAAGGCGGTGAAGTGAAGGTGTTTGTTGAGAACAACAATAACTTTAAGCTGCCACAAGACGACAGCACACCAATAATCATGGTCGGCCCGGGGACTGGTATTGCGCCATTCCGTAGTTTCGTTCAAGAGCGTGAAAACAATGATGCTGAAGGCAAGAGCTGGTTGTTCTTCGGTGACCGTACTTTTACTCAAGATTTCTTATACCAAGTTGAATGGCAGAAGTACCTTAAATCTGGTGCGTTAACCAAATTGGATGTTGCTTTTAGCCGTGACCAAAAAGAAAAGGTTTATGTTCAAGACCGTTTAATCGAACAGGCAGAGCAGGTTTGGCAATGGCTTCAAGAGGGCGCATACCTTTATGTTTGTGGTGATGCGACCCGAATGGCGAAAGATGTTCATGAAGCACTAGTCACGATTGCTGAAAAACATGGCAACCAGAGCCGAGAACAAGCTGAACAATATATTAATGACTTACGTAAAGCGAAACGTTACCAAAGGGATGTGTACTAA
- a CDS encoding phosphoadenylyl-sulfate reductase — protein MHNSVASKLKLADLLTLTKTEQILRLSQINAELEQLTALERVKWALENLEGTHVVSSSFGIQAALMLHLVTQAKPDIPVILTDTGYLFPETYRFIDELSKKLTLNLQVFRAQQSPNWQEAQYGKLWDQGIEGIEKYNKLNKVEPMRRALDELEAGTWFSGLRREQSQSRANLPILSIQNGVFKFLPVIDWTNKDVHYYLEEHGLSYHPLRDQGYLSVGDTHTTKKWEPGMTEEETRFNGLKRECGLHEDDGEQYGSGI, from the coding sequence ATGCATAATTCTGTCGCCTCAAAACTGAAGTTAGCAGATCTGCTCACATTGACTAAGACGGAGCAGATACTTCGTCTTAGTCAAATAAATGCTGAGTTAGAACAGCTAACCGCATTAGAAAGAGTTAAGTGGGCTCTAGAAAATTTAGAAGGGACACATGTGGTGTCTTCTAGTTTCGGAATCCAAGCTGCGTTGATGCTGCACTTAGTCACTCAAGCAAAGCCAGATATTCCGGTTATTCTGACGGACACTGGCTATCTATTCCCTGAAACGTATCGCTTTATAGATGAGTTAAGCAAGAAGTTGACACTAAACCTTCAAGTTTTTCGCGCACAACAGAGCCCTAATTGGCAAGAAGCGCAATATGGAAAACTTTGGGATCAAGGTATAGAAGGGATAGAGAAGTACAACAAACTTAATAAAGTTGAACCGATGAGACGGGCGTTAGATGAGCTTGAGGCGGGGACTTGGTTTTCAGGGTTAAGAAGAGAGCAATCTCAATCGCGCGCAAACTTGCCAATCTTATCTATCCAAAATGGTGTGTTTAAATTCTTGCCAGTAATTGATTGGACAAATAAAGATGTTCATTATTACTTAGAAGAGCATGGCCTCAGTTACCACCCACTTCGCGATCAGGGGTACCTTTCTGTCGGAGATACACATACGACTAAGAAATGGGAACCGGGCATGACTGAAGAGGAAACCCGTTTTAATGGGTTAAAACGAGAATGTGGCCTTCATGAAGATGATGGAGAGCAATATGGCTCTGGGATTTAA